Part of the Paenibacillus aurantius genome, TGGACAGGTTATTCGTGGGATCTCCCTGGGCGGTGCTGAAATCCACCTTCAGGTTAGTCCCCTCGACGAGTCCGCCCTCCTTCAAGGCATCGAGAAAGCCCTTGCGGGTGGCATCAAGCGAAGGATGCTCGACAATCTGGGAGATGGCGACCGTATAGCTCTTCTTCGCTTCGGCGGACGGACTGGGCGAGGACGAGCCTCCCGCTCCCTGTGTATTGTCGGCCGGCTTGCTTCCACAGCCGGCAGCCGTCAGAAGCACGGCCGTGGTCACGAGCGACAGCCATAATTTCTTCATAACAATGGAACCCCTTTCGTAAGACGGATTTGGATTAATGCGTCACGCCGTACCTGCTTTTATGTAAGAAAGCATTAAAGCGTAGGAAGGTACCGGTGATGCGGAGGCCTTGACATTATTCTAATATTATATGGGAGTGTACTTTACGTCAATCACCTGCGGGAAACGGGAGGAGGAGCCAGGGAGGGTGTGCCTTGGCAGGCTGGGAGCCGAACAGATGAAAGCGAAGGATGGGAGGGAATTCTACCATAAAGTGGTATAATGGCAGAAACGAAAGAACGCTGCATACTACCCGTGAAGGAGGCCGGAGTGATTATGAACATAGCGGAAATCCGAAACATTGTCCAAGCGGCGAGGAAGGCCGTATTCTTTGGCGGAGCGGGGGTCTCGACGGAAAGCCGGATTCCCGATTTCCGTTCGGCCTCCGGTCTGTACCGGACGGCTCAAGGGACGGCCTACCCGCCCGAGGTCATGCTGAGCCGTCCTTTTTTTGACACGCATCCGGAGGAGTTTTATGCGTTTTACCGGGCGAAAATGCTTCATCCCGGGGCCAAGCCTAACGACGCTCACCAGGCTCTCGCCAAGCTGGAGCGGGAAGGACGGCTAGCGGCGGTGGTCACGCAGAACATCGACGGGCTGCATCAGGCGGCGGGAAGCAGCCGGGTGCTGGAGCTGCACGGATCGGTGCACCGCAATTTCTGCACGAGCTGCGGCCGGTCCCATGATCTCGCTTACGTGCTGGAAAGCGGCCCCGGGGTACCGGCCTGCACGGCCTGCGGCGGAACGGTCAAGCCGGATGTCGTGCTGTACGGGGAGAATCTCGATCCCGGGGTGCTGGAAGCGGCGGTGCAGGCCATCGCAGAGGCGGATGTGTTGATCGTCGGGGGGACGTCACTCACCGTGAATCCGGCCGCTTCGCTGATCCGGCACTATTCCGGGAACCGGCTCATCCTCCTTAACCGCGAGGCAACCCCTTATGACGACCGGGCGCAGTATATTGTCCGGGACAGCATCGGCGGGGTGCTCCGACTTCTTACGGAGGGGGAGTAGGGAAGCTTTCGGGTCCTTATCCTTACAAGTACTCGAATCAATCGGTAACATCGTTGCATTCAGGTGTTTTATTTTCATTTTGTAAGGCAAGTACTTCCCTTGCTGCTTCTATAAAAGATAACACGATTGGAGAAAGCCACTTGTCTTTATGCCACAACATCTGTGTATACACGTGCAAGTCAGGAATTTGCCATGAAAGGGGAACCAGTTCCCCGCGCTCCACTTCGGCTACCGTTACGATTTCTGGTAGAAAGGCAATACCGATTCCTGAAATGGCACATTGTTTAATGGCCTCGGCGCTGTGAAATTCTAAATACGTAATGCTATCCATGCCCTCTTTCTCAAATGACCGGTCAAACATGGTTCGATAGGGACAACCTTTCTCATTGGTCAGGAACACTTGCCCGTGAAAATCTTCCAGCTTTAGCACCGTTCGTTTGGCGAGCGGGTGATCGGGAGCAGCGAACAAGCGGAAAGTTTCTTCAAGCAACGGTTCCACGGTGAGTCCGGTCGAACGAATGGGTTCGTCCAACATGTAGACGATATCCGCGGTTCCCTCAAAGAGGGTTTGCTTGAGCTCTTGATTCGGAACGGAGCGGAAGATCAGACGTACTCCCGGATGCTGCGAACGAAACTGTTGAAAGACAGCTGGAAGCCGATAGGCGCAAATAACCTCATTGGCACTTATCGTTAGGGTGCCGCTTAGATTTTCATTGTCATGAACGACGCTGCGAGCCTCGTCCAATTTGTCAAGAACGCCTTGGATATGAGTTAAAAAGCGATTGCCCGCAGTAGTGAGAACGAGCTGCTTGCCCAAGCGATCAAAGAGGCGGACACCAAGCTCATCCTCCAGTGCTTTAATTTGCATCGTGACGTTGGAAGGGACGTAGTTCAACACTTCCGCAGCCCGAGTGAAATTTAACGTGGAGGCAACCGTGCGGAACGTATTCAGTTGGCGCAGCTCCATTATACGATCCCCCTTAACTTTCAATATTATTGAATCCTGCTATGAATTCCATTCATTTTTATTGAGAGTATCACGGATCTATACTAACAACAAGAATACATCCCAAAGGTATGGTTTCCTTGTGAAAGGGGCAAACAACACGATGGATTATGAAATTTTTGATCTGGGTGACGTAACCTTGCAATCAGGAGTGACGTTCCCGAGTGCTTTTCTCGCTTATAAGACTTATGGAAGATTAAATGAAAAGAAAGACAATGTTATCATCTATCCAACTGCTTTTGGCGACCAGCATGTTCAAAATGAATGGTTAATGGGGAGTGGGATGGCACTAGATCCGGAGAAATATTTCATCATCGTTCCAAATCTGCTTGGTAACGGATTATCTTCGTCTCCCAGTAACACGCCTCCGCCATTCGACCGTGCTAACTTTCCGCAGGTGACCATCTATGACAATGTTAAGTTCCAGCATCGCCTGGTTACCGAAAAATTCGGCATTCAAAAGATTGCTCTCGTAGTTGGGTGGTCCATGGGAGGCATTCAGGCCTTTCAATGGGGTGCGAGTTATCCAGAGATGGTGGAACGAATGGCACCTTTCGGGGGAATTGCCAAGCCGTGGCCCCATACCTTTGTGGTCCTGGACGGTATGAAAGCTGCGCTGATGGCTGCAGTTGGTTTCGATTCAAGTAAACTAAACCTGCTGACTTTTGCCGATATGCGCGCCGTTGGCCGGGTCTATGCGGGATGGGGATTATCGCATGCGTTTTATATGGAGGAGCTTTATCGTGAGATGGGATTTGACTCCTTGGAAGATTTTGTTACCGGCGTCTGGGAAGATAGCTTTATGAGGATGGATCCGCATAATGTCCTGGCGATGCTATGGACAGGCCAACATGCCGATATTAGTGCAAATCCCTCCTATAACGGAGATTTCGATAAGGCACTTAAGAGTATTAAAGCTCTTTCCTGCATCATGCCGGGAAGCACAGACCTCTTCTGCACAGCGGACGATAATGAATACGAAGCTAAGCTTATACCTAATGCCGTCTTTAAACCAATCCTGTCGATCTGGGGCCATTTTGCCGGACGCGGAATCAACCGTGCCGATAATCAATTTATCGATGATAACCTAAACCATTTGTTAGCACGCAGCACAAACGGATAGATCGTTATTTATCGATTTAAAAAGGTAGCAGTGGGGCCTTGATGAGGAATGGGGCCTTGACGAAGAGTGGGATTTGGAATAACGGGGAAGACCAGCCGGAGGAGGCTGGTCTTTTCTTTTGCCGGTTCCTCCTAAACATTACAGGTCTTCCATCCGATAAAGGTTGTATAGTTGTGATCTTTACGAATGCTAATGGGATGGGAGACGTTTATGAGTGATTTAAGTCAGATTGTTAAGGAAGATTTACGCAGAAAGAACGGATTGGTGTTTCGCATCCTGTTGATCAATTCCATCTTGTCGGTGGTAAGCCTGGCGGCTTTGAAGTCGCTGCCGGTGTTCTTGATCGGTACACTGGGATGCGTCTTGATGCAGGCGGCCTTCTGGTACCTCCATTTCCGAAGCAAGCATGAGAAAGCCCACGTTTATGCGCCATATGTGCCGATTGGCGGGTATATGCTGGTAACGCTGCTTATCGCGGTGGCTAAGCCGGATATGACGAATTTGCTCGCCTCCTTCATTATCCTGATTTTGTCCATGCTCTATATGCAGAGAACCTATATTCTGACGGGAGCCGGCTGCGCTCTTGTGCTGACGCTGTTCATTCTCTTCGGACAGGGGCCCTCCCTGGGAATCACCTTGGAAACGGCAATCTCGTACCTGTACCTATTCCTTCTCGCCAGCGTCATGCTGCTGTTCTTCCCCAAGCTCACCGGGAACATGATGCAGGACATTACCCGTGCCTCCAGCAGCCTCGCCGGGATTACCGAGCAGATGAAAGAACAGAAGGATTTCATCCTCCGTCAGACCCAGCAGATCTCGGGAGAAGTCGGCGCGATAGCGGCGGCAAGCGGGAGCAACCATACAGAGTTCCGCAGCATGGGGCAGGCGTTTCAAGAAATTACGGCCGGCTCGAAGGAGCAGGCAGCGGCCGGAATGGAAATGATGAATCACATTCAGGAGACGGGCGACCGCCTGAACCGGATGATCTCCTCCGTCTCGGACCTGAAGGCGGATGCCTCCGTTGCGGAGGAAACCTCGATGCAGGGCGGAGAAATCGTCCATACCCTGGAGCAGGTCATCGGGGACTTCCTGACGTTCACCCGGGAGCTGACCGCGAACATGAACGAGCTCAACGCCAAAATCCGCGAAACGACCGGCTTCAACCAGGATATCCGGGAGATCGCCGAACAGACCAATCTGCTTTCCTTGAACGCAAGCATCGAAGCGGCCCGGGCCGGCGAGCACGGACGGGGGTTCGCGGTCGTCGCCAGCGAAATCCGCAAGCTGTCCGATTCCGCCGCCCAATCGGCCGACCGGATTTCCCGCAACCTGGCCGATCTGTCCAATCAGTCGAACGTTACGCTTGAGACGGTGCACAGCATCGCCGAGCAGGTGAAGACCAGCTCGGAATCGACGGGGCAGACCCGCGAGGCATTCCAGCGTATCCTTGGCTCGATCGAGACGCTGAAGGAACGGACGCTGTCCCTGGACGAGGCAATCGGCTTCGTGCAGGCCTCGAACCGTTCCACGGCGGATTTGACTACCGGCTTCGTGGCGATTTGCGACCAGACGGCTGCCACAATGAAGGAGATGAGTGCTTCCATCGAGGGCTTGATCGAGCTGAACCACAAGTCGGTGGAGGAGCTCGCGGAGGTGGGACGCCGCATCAGCGAGATGGTCCACGAAGACCCGGAGAACGGCAATCCGTCCACGTAAGACGGACTGCTTCAGGAATGAGGGACGACCGCCATGCTTCCTGGCGAATCGCTTCTTCCTTCCCCTTCCTAATCCTGCGGACAGGAAGCCTCAAAATGGATTCGCCAAACGCCCTTTCCCTGCAGCCTGCCGGCCGCTTGGAAGGGGCGTTTTTGCAGGGATCCACGAATATTGGCAGCGGAGTTTTTCTTGAAAATCGTGAGAGGTTTTCCCTCCCGGCCGGGTAAGGTATGATGAGGGAATGGAAGAGACCTTGGGCAGGGGGTGGGAAGATGGAGAACTATCAGATGTTAATCGGAGTGGTCATGGAGAAGCTGGGGCAGACCTACAAGGAGCTGAAATTTCATTACGACAGCTTGGGGAGCGTGCTGGCGGAGCACTCTCCGGAGGAGAGAAAGCAGGTCCCGGAGCTGACAACCATGGAGGATCTGCGCGAGACCTACGGGGAGCTTATCCGTACGCTGGAGGACCGGTACCCGGGAATCCGCGGTTTGTAGGCGTAAGAAAGACAGGTAACAGAGGGAGAGGAGGATGGGAATGATTCCAACCAATCAAGAGATCGTCATTTATCCGAAAACAGGCAAGCTGGTAGGGTTAAGCGTGCTTTCCCTTGTCTTCGTCGTGCTCGGCGCTGTGTTCATCTTGGCAGGCCTGGCCGAGGACGAGACTTCCTTTGTGCTGGTGGTGATCGGGGCGGCCAGCGTTCTGTTTTTTGGGGGATGCTTGCTATACTTGATCTCCCGGGTAGTCAACAAGAAGCCCTCCCTGGTCCTTGCCGACGAGGGCTTGGTGGACAACTCTTCCGCCATTGGGGGAGGAGAGCTGAAGTGGACGGAAATCCGTGAAATCGTCCCTTATGAATTCATGGGCCAGCCTTTTATCGGCCTGAAGCTTCACGACACGGAACGCTTCCTGGCAAGCCGCACCGGCTTTCAGCGCCTGCTGATGAAAGCGAACCGGGGAATGGTGGATGCTCCGATCAACATCGCCCAGAACACCCTCCGTCAGCCGCTGGAAGAGATCTACGGGATCATGGTGGACAAATGGCTGAGGGCGAACCGGTAAGCCTCCCGCCAAACGGAAGAGGCTTACTCAGTGAAAACGCGGCTTCGGCGGCGTTTTTTTGTTGGGTGTAAGTAAACACGCTGAGGCGCCGTCCGGACGATGGGGCGTTCAACCTCTTGTTCCAGACGGACGGGCTGCTTTCGCGGAACGGCACGAAGAAAAGCTGTTGTTCGGCGAGCAGCGGGCGGGACGGCTCAGCCGGGATTCACCCTGCGTCTTTCCGGCGGGGAGTGCCCTCTATATAATGAAGGTAAGACATAGCCATGACGGAGTGAGAAGAATGGGGAAAATCAAAACGGCCGGCCTCCTGGCCGCCCTTGCGGCGGGGGTGCTGCTGTTGAACGGTTGGATCAACTATAGGCTGTTCCAGCCGCTGCCGGGCGCTACTCCTGTGATCAATACGCTAAGGCGCCATCTGGACGACGGGGCGTTCGCCCTTTTGTTCCTGACGGCGGGGCTGGTGTTTGTCGGGATGGCGGCGGCCATGAGGGAAAGAGGTTATGGGCAACTGGGGCTTTTTGCCCTGTTCGCTTCAGCTCAGCTGTTCGCGGAATGGGACGAAGGAAGGCTGTTGTTCGGCGAGCTGCCCGAGGTTCCTTACGGCTCGCTCGCGATCAAATGCGGGACCGCCTTCCTGGCCTTCTCCTTCGTCCGCCGTCTGCTCACGGACCAGGAGTCGCAGGGAAGCCGGGCGGTGACGGCCGCAGCGGGCCTTCTGTGGGCGGCCATTGCGGCAGCCACGGCCTTCGGGGCGGAGGAGCCGGTCTTCGCCTGGCTGAACGCCCTGTTTCTTCTGCTGGTGTTCGCCAATATCGCTCTGACGGCTCCCCGCTTTCTCCTCCGGCTGAGGCGGGAGCCGGAGACGCAGGAGCTGCGCTGGCTGGCCTGGGGGGTGCTGCTGTTTCTCCTCCTGCTGCTTCCGGACATCGGCAAGGACGGGCTGGAGGCGCTGCTGGGCCGGCCGCTCGGGTACCTGCCGGTGTTCTGGGAGCAAGCGCTTGAGGATACCTTCCCGTGGGCGCTGCTCGAGCTGCTGGCCCTGTACGGGCTTCTGTTCCTGCGGCGCTTCCTGCGGACGCTGGAGGCCAACCGGGCGGCCGTCCGCCGGCTGGAGCTTCAGAACGCGGCCCTAGGCGAGGAAGCAGACCTTAGGCATCGCCTGGACGAGTGGCTCTCGGTGCTGACCCGGGCCTATCGGGTTCCCGATCTGGAGCAGAGCGTCGTCCGGGAAGGGGCCCGTTACTTCGCGCCGGCGGTTTTCCGGCTGATGGTGAGAGACCCGGACAGCGGAAGCCTCCGCGTGGCGGGAGAGCCGATGACGGAGGAGGAGCGGGTGGTGCTGGAGCGGGCCCTTCGCGAACGGGCGGGCCAGCCGGGCGGCGTGCTGCACCCGGGGGAGGTGGCAGAGTTGCC contains:
- a CDS encoding NAD-dependent protein deacylase; the encoded protein is MNIAEIRNIVQAARKAVFFGGAGVSTESRIPDFRSASGLYRTAQGTAYPPEVMLSRPFFDTHPEEFYAFYRAKMLHPGAKPNDAHQALAKLEREGRLAAVVTQNIDGLHQAAGSSRVLELHGSVHRNFCTSCGRSHDLAYVLESGPGVPACTACGGTVKPDVVLYGENLDPGVLEAAVQAIAEADVLIVGGTSLTVNPAASLIRHYSGNRLILLNREATPYDDRAQYIVRDSIGGVLRLLTEGE
- a CDS encoding LysR family transcriptional regulator translates to MELRQLNTFRTVASTLNFTRAAEVLNYVPSNVTMQIKALEDELGVRLFDRLGKQLVLTTAGNRFLTHIQGVLDKLDEARSVVHDNENLSGTLTISANEVICAYRLPAVFQQFRSQHPGVRLIFRSVPNQELKQTLFEGTADIVYMLDEPIRSTGLTVEPLLEETFRLFAAPDHPLAKRTVLKLEDFHGQVFLTNEKGCPYRTMFDRSFEKEGMDSITYLEFHSAEAIKQCAISGIGIAFLPEIVTVAEVERGELVPLSWQIPDLHVYTQMLWHKDKWLSPIVLSFIEAAREVLALQNENKTPECNDVTD
- a CDS encoding alpha/beta fold hydrolase codes for the protein MDYEIFDLGDVTLQSGVTFPSAFLAYKTYGRLNEKKDNVIIYPTAFGDQHVQNEWLMGSGMALDPEKYFIIVPNLLGNGLSSSPSNTPPPFDRANFPQVTIYDNVKFQHRLVTEKFGIQKIALVVGWSMGGIQAFQWGASYPEMVERMAPFGGIAKPWPHTFVVLDGMKAALMAAVGFDSSKLNLLTFADMRAVGRVYAGWGLSHAFYMEELYREMGFDSLEDFVTGVWEDSFMRMDPHNVLAMLWTGQHADISANPSYNGDFDKALKSIKALSCIMPGSTDLFCTADDNEYEAKLIPNAVFKPILSIWGHFAGRGINRADNQFIDDNLNHLLARSTNG
- a CDS encoding methyl-accepting chemotaxis protein; its protein translation is MSDLSQIVKEDLRRKNGLVFRILLINSILSVVSLAALKSLPVFLIGTLGCVLMQAAFWYLHFRSKHEKAHVYAPYVPIGGYMLVTLLIAVAKPDMTNLLASFIILILSMLYMQRTYILTGAGCALVLTLFILFGQGPSLGITLETAISYLYLFLLASVMLLFFPKLTGNMMQDITRASSSLAGITEQMKEQKDFILRQTQQISGEVGAIAAASGSNHTEFRSMGQAFQEITAGSKEQAAAGMEMMNHIQETGDRLNRMISSVSDLKADASVAEETSMQGGEIVHTLEQVIGDFLTFTRELTANMNELNAKIRETTGFNQDIREIAEQTNLLSLNASIEAARAGEHGRGFAVVASEIRKLSDSAAQSADRISRNLADLSNQSNVTLETVHSIAEQVKTSSESTGQTREAFQRILGSIETLKERTLSLDEAIGFVQASNRSTADLTTGFVAICDQTAATMKEMSASIEGLIELNHKSVEELAEVGRRISEMVHEDPENGNPST
- a CDS encoding STM3941 family protein is translated as MIPTNQEIVIYPKTGKLVGLSVLSLVFVVLGAVFILAGLAEDETSFVLVVIGAASVLFFGGCLLYLISRVVNKKPSLVLADEGLVDNSSAIGGGELKWTEIREIVPYEFMGQPFIGLKLHDTERFLASRTGFQRLLMKANRGMVDAPINIAQNTLRQPLEEIYGIMVDKWLRANR
- a CDS encoding sensor histidine kinase, whose translation is MGKIKTAGLLAALAAGVLLLNGWINYRLFQPLPGATPVINTLRRHLDDGAFALLFLTAGLVFVGMAAAMRERGYGQLGLFALFASAQLFAEWDEGRLLFGELPEVPYGSLAIKCGTAFLAFSFVRRLLTDQESQGSRAVTAAAGLLWAAIAAATAFGAEEPVFAWLNALFLLLVFANIALTAPRFLLRLRREPETQELRWLAWGVLLFLLLLLPDIGKDGLEALLGRPLGYLPVFWEQALEDTFPWALLELLALYGLLFLRRFLRTLEANRAAVRRLELQNAALGEEADLRHRLDEWLSVLTRAYRVPDLEQSVVREGARYFAPAVFRLMVRDPDSGSLRVAGEPMTEEERVVLERALRERAGQPGGVLHPGEVAELPGFLLGAAGRRSGAERYLVLSAGEGELPAREGREWSALRLMARYVSIFLDYFALLENRLAEWERSRVEQPWVSKLFLQLAEKERKRLASDLHDEVLQELLHVRRLADGLSAALPAPLAAGLDRLLLGLDNAEFLIRETCRELMPSFLAERGVGRAVDRLVEKTRLRADFELRYRAEPLTEELGEEEMVTVYRVIQELLSNAGKHSEAGTVDLFLGQKDGAVVIRYADDGKGVELKQAMAAERLGLRGMAERLKVAGGSVQLDSAPGRGMKAVCVLPVRELDRERAAAIRGNPA